In Manis pentadactyla isolate mManPen7 chromosome 3, mManPen7.hap1, whole genome shotgun sequence, a single window of DNA contains:
- the ENTR1 gene encoding endosome-associated-trafficking regulator 1 isoform X1 — MAGYARRPGFPPLSRAQSLTIPDAPAFYERLSCLPQLDCERPPGRDLDSHFFGIRPTFMCYVPSPVLASVGGTDDKLEDLEEANPFSFKEFLKTKNLSLSKEDTTKRRIYPKEATRHLLGLDHSSPTSQTTTYDLDYQQPFFEDLTGAGDLLDADDEDEDNGWNGTYLPSTVEQTHSSRATASTSPCGTYVSFFSDPSELVGPDALHPWTLSDSDSRVSPVGSPSADFTAHGETLGDRHLRTLQISYEALKDENSKLRRKLTEVQSFSETQTEMVRTLERKLEAKMIKEESDYRDLESVVQQVEQNLELMTKRAVKAENHIMKLKQEKGLLQAQVSNFRRENEALRSGQGASLTMVKQNTDVALQNLRVVMNNAHSSIKQLVSGAETLNLVAEILKSIDRISEIKDEEEEETTAES; from the exons ATGGCGGGCTACGCGCGTCGTCCGGGTTTCCCTCCGCTGTCGCGAGCCCAGAGCCTCACCATTCCTGATG CTCCAGCGTTCTATGAGCGCCTGTCCTGTCTCCCCCAGCTAGACTGTGAGCGCCCCCCTGGCAGGGATCTGGACTCCCACTTCTTCGGCATTCGGCCGACGTTTATGTGCTATGTACCCAGTCCAGTGCTAGCTTCCGTTGGAGGCACAG ATGATAAGCTTGAAGACCTTGAAGAGGCAAATCCCTTCTCCTTTAAAGAGTTTCTAAAAACTAAGAACCTCAGCCTGTCGAAAGAGGACACAACCAAGCGTAGAATCTACCCAAAG GAAGCCACGAGGCACTTGCTGGGGCTGGACCACAGCTCCCCAACCTCCCAAACCACGACATATGATCTGGATTATCAGCAGCCGTTTTTTGAAGATCTAACAGGAGCTGGTGACCTCCTGGATGCGGACGATGAGGATGAGGACAATGGGTGGAATGGGACCTATCTTCCATCCACTGTGGAGCAGACCCACTCCTCAAGGGCCACTGCCAGCACGTCGCCCTGTGGCACATATGTCTCCTTTTTTTCTGACCCATCAGAGCTGGTGGGTCCTGATGCTCTGCACCCGTGGACACTGAGTGACTCCGACTCTCGTGTCTCTCCGGTGGGGAGCCCCAGTGCAGACTTCACAGCCCACGGAGAGACGCTGGGGGACAGGCACCTTCGGACACTGCAGATAAGTTACGAAGCA CTGAAAGATGAAAATTCTAAGCTAAGAAGAAAGCTGACTGAGGTTCAGAGCTTCTCTGAAACTCAAACAGAAAT GGTGAGGACGCTGGAGCGGAAACTAGAAGCAAAGATGATAAAGGAGGAGAGCGACTACCGTGACCTGGAGTCCGTGGTTCAGCAGGTGGAGCAGAATCTGGAGCTGATGACG AAACGGGCTGTAAAGGCTGAAAATCACATCATGAAGCTGAAACAGGAAAAAGGCTTGCTCCAG GCGCAGGTGTCTAACTTCAGGCGGGAGAATGAAGCCCTGCGGTCTGGCCAGGGCGCCAGCCTGACTATGGTGAAGCAGAACACCGATGTGGCCTTGCAGAACCTCCGTGTTGTCATGAACAACGCACATTCCTCAATAAA GCAGCTGGTTTCTGGAGCTGAAACATTGAATCTTGTTGCTGAAATCCTTAAATCCATAGACAGAATTTCTGAAATTaaagacgaggaggaggaggagacaacGGCAGAGTCTTGA
- the ENTR1 gene encoding endosome-associated-trafficking regulator 1 isoform X4, with protein MGLDDKLEDLEEANPFSFKEFLKTKNLSLSKEDTTKRRIYPKEATRHLLGLDHSSPTSQTTTYDLDYQQPFFEDLTGAGDLLDADDEDEDNGWNGTYLPSTVEQTHSSRATASTSPCGTYVSFFSDPSELVGPDALHPWTLSDSDSRVSPVGSPSADFTAHGETLGDRHLRTLQISYEALKDENSKLRRKLTEVQSFSETQTEMVRTLERKLEAKMIKEESDYRDLESVVQQVEQNLELMTKRAVKAENHIMKLKQEKGLLQAQVSNFRRENEALRSGQGASLTMVKQNTDVALQNLRVVMNNAHSSIKQLVSGAETLNLVAEILKSIDRISEIKDEEEEETTAES; from the exons ATGGGCTTAG ATGATAAGCTTGAAGACCTTGAAGAGGCAAATCCCTTCTCCTTTAAAGAGTTTCTAAAAACTAAGAACCTCAGCCTGTCGAAAGAGGACACAACCAAGCGTAGAATCTACCCAAAG GAAGCCACGAGGCACTTGCTGGGGCTGGACCACAGCTCCCCAACCTCCCAAACCACGACATATGATCTGGATTATCAGCAGCCGTTTTTTGAAGATCTAACAGGAGCTGGTGACCTCCTGGATGCGGACGATGAGGATGAGGACAATGGGTGGAATGGGACCTATCTTCCATCCACTGTGGAGCAGACCCACTCCTCAAGGGCCACTGCCAGCACGTCGCCCTGTGGCACATATGTCTCCTTTTTTTCTGACCCATCAGAGCTGGTGGGTCCTGATGCTCTGCACCCGTGGACACTGAGTGACTCCGACTCTCGTGTCTCTCCGGTGGGGAGCCCCAGTGCAGACTTCACAGCCCACGGAGAGACGCTGGGGGACAGGCACCTTCGGACACTGCAGATAAGTTACGAAGCA CTGAAAGATGAAAATTCTAAGCTAAGAAGAAAGCTGACTGAGGTTCAGAGCTTCTCTGAAACTCAAACAGAAAT GGTGAGGACGCTGGAGCGGAAACTAGAAGCAAAGATGATAAAGGAGGAGAGCGACTACCGTGACCTGGAGTCCGTGGTTCAGCAGGTGGAGCAGAATCTGGAGCTGATGACG AAACGGGCTGTAAAGGCTGAAAATCACATCATGAAGCTGAAACAGGAAAAAGGCTTGCTCCAG GCGCAGGTGTCTAACTTCAGGCGGGAGAATGAAGCCCTGCGGTCTGGCCAGGGCGCCAGCCTGACTATGGTGAAGCAGAACACCGATGTGGCCTTGCAGAACCTCCGTGTTGTCATGAACAACGCACATTCCTCAATAAA GCAGCTGGTTTCTGGAGCTGAAACATTGAATCTTGTTGCTGAAATCCTTAAATCCATAGACAGAATTTCTGAAATTaaagacgaggaggaggaggagacaacGGCAGAGTCTTGA
- the ENTR1 gene encoding endosome-associated-trafficking regulator 1 isoform X3, whose protein sequence is MAGYARRPGFPPLSRAQSLTIPDDDKLEDLEEANPFSFKEFLKTKNLSLSKEDTTKRRIYPKEATRHLLGLDHSSPTSQTTTYDLDYQQPFFEDLTGAGDLLDADDEDEDNGWNGTYLPSTVEQTHSSRATASTSPCGTYVSFFSDPSELVGPDALHPWTLSDSDSRVSPVGSPSADFTAHGETLGDRHLRTLQISYEALKDENSKLRRKLTEVQSFSETQTEMVRTLERKLEAKMIKEESDYRDLESVVQQVEQNLELMTKRAVKAENHIMKLKQEKGLLQAQVSNFRRENEALRSGQGASLTMVKQNTDVALQNLRVVMNNAHSSIKQLVSGAETLNLVAEILKSIDRISEIKDEEEEETTAES, encoded by the exons ATGGCGGGCTACGCGCGTCGTCCGGGTTTCCCTCCGCTGTCGCGAGCCCAGAGCCTCACCATTCCTGATG ATGATAAGCTTGAAGACCTTGAAGAGGCAAATCCCTTCTCCTTTAAAGAGTTTCTAAAAACTAAGAACCTCAGCCTGTCGAAAGAGGACACAACCAAGCGTAGAATCTACCCAAAG GAAGCCACGAGGCACTTGCTGGGGCTGGACCACAGCTCCCCAACCTCCCAAACCACGACATATGATCTGGATTATCAGCAGCCGTTTTTTGAAGATCTAACAGGAGCTGGTGACCTCCTGGATGCGGACGATGAGGATGAGGACAATGGGTGGAATGGGACCTATCTTCCATCCACTGTGGAGCAGACCCACTCCTCAAGGGCCACTGCCAGCACGTCGCCCTGTGGCACATATGTCTCCTTTTTTTCTGACCCATCAGAGCTGGTGGGTCCTGATGCTCTGCACCCGTGGACACTGAGTGACTCCGACTCTCGTGTCTCTCCGGTGGGGAGCCCCAGTGCAGACTTCACAGCCCACGGAGAGACGCTGGGGGACAGGCACCTTCGGACACTGCAGATAAGTTACGAAGCA CTGAAAGATGAAAATTCTAAGCTAAGAAGAAAGCTGACTGAGGTTCAGAGCTTCTCTGAAACTCAAACAGAAAT GGTGAGGACGCTGGAGCGGAAACTAGAAGCAAAGATGATAAAGGAGGAGAGCGACTACCGTGACCTGGAGTCCGTGGTTCAGCAGGTGGAGCAGAATCTGGAGCTGATGACG AAACGGGCTGTAAAGGCTGAAAATCACATCATGAAGCTGAAACAGGAAAAAGGCTTGCTCCAG GCGCAGGTGTCTAACTTCAGGCGGGAGAATGAAGCCCTGCGGTCTGGCCAGGGCGCCAGCCTGACTATGGTGAAGCAGAACACCGATGTGGCCTTGCAGAACCTCCGTGTTGTCATGAACAACGCACATTCCTCAATAAA GCAGCTGGTTTCTGGAGCTGAAACATTGAATCTTGTTGCTGAAATCCTTAAATCCATAGACAGAATTTCTGAAATTaaagacgaggaggaggaggagacaacGGCAGAGTCTTGA
- the ENTR1 gene encoding endosome-associated-trafficking regulator 1 isoform X2 has translation MLDCERPPGRDLDSHFFGIRPTFMCYVPSPVLASVGGTDDKLEDLEEANPFSFKEFLKTKNLSLSKEDTTKRRIYPKEATRHLLGLDHSSPTSQTTTYDLDYQQPFFEDLTGAGDLLDADDEDEDNGWNGTYLPSTVEQTHSSRATASTSPCGTYVSFFSDPSELVGPDALHPWTLSDSDSRVSPVGSPSADFTAHGETLGDRHLRTLQISYEALKDENSKLRRKLTEVQSFSETQTEMVRTLERKLEAKMIKEESDYRDLESVVQQVEQNLELMTKRAVKAENHIMKLKQEKGLLQAQVSNFRRENEALRSGQGASLTMVKQNTDVALQNLRVVMNNAHSSIKQLVSGAETLNLVAEILKSIDRISEIKDEEEEETTAES, from the exons ATG CTAGACTGTGAGCGCCCCCCTGGCAGGGATCTGGACTCCCACTTCTTCGGCATTCGGCCGACGTTTATGTGCTATGTACCCAGTCCAGTGCTAGCTTCCGTTGGAGGCACAG ATGATAAGCTTGAAGACCTTGAAGAGGCAAATCCCTTCTCCTTTAAAGAGTTTCTAAAAACTAAGAACCTCAGCCTGTCGAAAGAGGACACAACCAAGCGTAGAATCTACCCAAAG GAAGCCACGAGGCACTTGCTGGGGCTGGACCACAGCTCCCCAACCTCCCAAACCACGACATATGATCTGGATTATCAGCAGCCGTTTTTTGAAGATCTAACAGGAGCTGGTGACCTCCTGGATGCGGACGATGAGGATGAGGACAATGGGTGGAATGGGACCTATCTTCCATCCACTGTGGAGCAGACCCACTCCTCAAGGGCCACTGCCAGCACGTCGCCCTGTGGCACATATGTCTCCTTTTTTTCTGACCCATCAGAGCTGGTGGGTCCTGATGCTCTGCACCCGTGGACACTGAGTGACTCCGACTCTCGTGTCTCTCCGGTGGGGAGCCCCAGTGCAGACTTCACAGCCCACGGAGAGACGCTGGGGGACAGGCACCTTCGGACACTGCAGATAAGTTACGAAGCA CTGAAAGATGAAAATTCTAAGCTAAGAAGAAAGCTGACTGAGGTTCAGAGCTTCTCTGAAACTCAAACAGAAAT GGTGAGGACGCTGGAGCGGAAACTAGAAGCAAAGATGATAAAGGAGGAGAGCGACTACCGTGACCTGGAGTCCGTGGTTCAGCAGGTGGAGCAGAATCTGGAGCTGATGACG AAACGGGCTGTAAAGGCTGAAAATCACATCATGAAGCTGAAACAGGAAAAAGGCTTGCTCCAG GCGCAGGTGTCTAACTTCAGGCGGGAGAATGAAGCCCTGCGGTCTGGCCAGGGCGCCAGCCTGACTATGGTGAAGCAGAACACCGATGTGGCCTTGCAGAACCTCCGTGTTGTCATGAACAACGCACATTCCTCAATAAA GCAGCTGGTTTCTGGAGCTGAAACATTGAATCTTGTTGCTGAAATCCTTAAATCCATAGACAGAATTTCTGAAATTaaagacgaggaggaggaggagacaacGGCAGAGTCTTGA